The region CTTAGATGTTTACAATCAGAGCTTGGATCATAGTTTTAAGAAAACCTACGGTGAGATCAAGGACTACGTCGTACTGGCATTACTACCTCACTATTTAGACCGCACTGGTTCTTCCTTAGTGTATATGGCACAACGCTGGATCAATGCGTCCCAACGAGTAGAAAGCGGCTTTTACCTCAACGATCTCGCAGCGCTTTCTAAAGTCCTGAAGAGTTTTGAAAATAGTCATCAAAAAGTAATCCTTATAGGAGTGACTTTTGCCCTTTTACAGCTCGCCGAAGAATATGCGATGCCATTAGATCATGTGATCATTATAGAAACCGGAGGAATGAAAGGAATGCGCAAAGAAATCGTTAAACCAGAATTGCATCATATCCTGAAAACAGCTTTTACAGAAGCGAGTATTCAAAGCGAATATGGAATGACCGAATTACTTTCTCAAGCCTATGCTAGTGACGGGATCAACTTTACGACGCCGCCTTGGATGAAAGTAAGCACAAGAGACACTAACGATCCTCTATCAGGAATAGAAGATGGTAAAACCGGCGGATTGAACATTATAGACCTCGCTAACTACAACTCTTGTTCTTTTATAGCGACCCAAGATCTGGGAAAAAGCTTTACCGATGGAAGCTTTCAAGTTTTAGGAAGGTTTGATCACTCAGATATTAGAGGCTGTAATTTGATGGCGGTAAATTAGTAGGCAGTAGGCAGTAGGCAGTAGGCAGTAGGCAGAAACC is a window of Nonlabens sp. MB-3u-79 DNA encoding:
- a CDS encoding acyl transferase — its product is MKFPVFDIHSSEAFEKMALEIYRYQLRENAVYQQYCQLINKTQASRLEEIPFLPIQFFKSHTVVSDKRPVKITFTSSGTTGSVVSKHVVTDLDVYNQSLDHSFKKTYGEIKDYVVLALLPHYLDRTGSSLVYMAQRWINASQRVESGFYLNDLAALSKVLKSFENSHQKVILIGVTFALLQLAEEYAMPLDHVIIIETGGMKGMRKEIVKPELHHILKTAFTEASIQSEYGMTELLSQAYASDGINFTTPPWMKVSTRDTNDPLSGIEDGKTGGLNIIDLANYNSCSFIATQDLGKSFTDGSFQVLGRFDHSDIRGCNLMAVN